One part of the Streptomyces nigra genome encodes these proteins:
- a CDS encoding sensor histidine kinase: MTETTQMPPPPPGDAGRQRSPEYRLARNSLQGLREDLFRDPFAYRPLPHRRTDGPFVRRLPGRMRTAAERLPHAVIAGIALFTLLIGALSGAEPGGDARALLTGLLCALPVVTTLTRPVGAFWLSLAITPVTAALNGGGSDWPWMPGAFLCHLTVLVVVALRTRPRTAVWMWVVTAVYVVLSDGVIGGSYYYSNGAPMLVTSAFALLVVSLRHVRQAAQQEVSAQQTVTAQERSRRTLLEERTTIARELHDVVAHHMSVVAIQAEAAPYRVENPPPELERAFATIRENAVAALTELRRVLGVVRAEDYEAPDAPQPTLADLDALLANVREAGLDVRKTVTGAVRELPPGVELSAYRIVQEALSNSLRHAPGASAQVEVGYVLGGLGLRIVNGPPPAPALVKPSPGAGHGITGMRERVSMLNGRMTAAATDDGGYEVAVFLPVEAAAEDSA; encoded by the coding sequence GTGACCGAGACGACCCAGATGCCGCCCCCGCCGCCGGGGGACGCGGGCAGACAGCGCAGCCCCGAGTACCGGCTGGCCCGCAACTCCCTCCAGGGACTGCGCGAGGACCTGTTCCGCGACCCCTTCGCCTACCGCCCGCTGCCGCACCGCCGCACCGACGGCCCGTTCGTGCGCCGGCTGCCCGGCCGGATGCGCACCGCCGCCGAACGCCTCCCGCACGCGGTGATCGCGGGGATCGCGCTGTTCACCCTGCTGATCGGCGCCCTGTCCGGCGCCGAGCCCGGCGGGGACGCCAGGGCCCTGCTGACCGGTCTGCTGTGCGCGCTGCCCGTCGTCACCACGCTGACCCGGCCCGTCGGCGCGTTCTGGCTGTCGCTGGCGATCACGCCGGTGACCGCGGCCCTCAACGGCGGCGGGTCGGACTGGCCGTGGATGCCCGGCGCGTTCCTCTGCCACCTCACGGTGCTGGTCGTGGTGGCGTTGCGCACCCGGCCCCGAACCGCCGTCTGGATGTGGGTCGTCACGGCCGTGTACGTCGTCCTCTCGGACGGTGTCATCGGCGGGTCGTACTACTACTCCAACGGCGCCCCGATGCTGGTGACGTCCGCGTTCGCCCTGCTCGTGGTCTCCCTGCGGCACGTCCGCCAGGCCGCGCAGCAGGAGGTGAGCGCCCAGCAGACGGTCACCGCGCAGGAGCGGTCCCGGCGGACCCTGCTGGAGGAGCGCACCACCATCGCCCGGGAGCTGCACGACGTGGTCGCCCACCACATGTCCGTCGTCGCCATCCAGGCGGAGGCCGCGCCCTACCGGGTGGAGAACCCGCCGCCCGAGCTGGAGCGCGCGTTCGCCACCATCCGGGAGAACGCGGTGGCGGCCCTGACCGAGCTGCGGCGCGTCCTCGGTGTCGTACGGGCCGAGGACTACGAGGCGCCCGACGCCCCGCAGCCCACCCTCGCCGACCTGGACGCCCTGCTCGCCAATGTGCGGGAGGCCGGGCTCGACGTGCGCAAGACGGTGACCGGCGCGGTCCGCGAACTGCCGCCCGGCGTGGAGCTGTCCGCGTACCGGATCGTGCAGGAGGCGCTGAGCAACAGCCTGCGGCACGCGCCCGGCGCGAGCGCCCAGGTCGAGGTCGGCTATGTCCTCGGCGGGCTCGGGCTGCGGATAGTCAACGGCCCGCCGCCCGCGCCGGCCCTGGTGAAACCGTCGCCGGGCGCCGGGCACGGCATCACCGGTATGCGGGAGCGGGTCTCCATGCTCAACGGGCGGATGACGGCCGCCGCGACGGACGACGGCGGCTACGAGGTGGCGGTGTTCCTGCCCGTCGAGGCGGCCGCGGAGGACAGCGCATGA
- a CDS encoding response regulator — MTIRVLIADDQMMVREGFSVLLNAMPDIEVVGEAVNGREAVERVRELGPDVVLMDIRMPELNGIEATREIVAADGTAKVLVLTTFDLDEYVYQALRAGASGFLLKDASARQLADGVRVVAAGEALLAPSVTRRLITEFSKLSDAPRAMSSAHAAYGELTERETEVLVLIAQGLSNSEIAERLVVAESTIKTHVSRILVKLGLRDRTQAAVFAYEARLVTPG; from the coding sequence ATGACCATCCGGGTGCTGATCGCCGACGACCAGATGATGGTCCGCGAGGGCTTCTCGGTCCTGCTGAACGCGATGCCGGACATCGAGGTCGTCGGGGAGGCCGTCAACGGCCGCGAGGCGGTGGAACGGGTCCGGGAGCTCGGCCCGGACGTCGTCCTGATGGACATCCGCATGCCCGAGCTGAACGGCATCGAGGCGACCCGCGAGATCGTCGCCGCCGACGGCACGGCGAAGGTGCTGGTGCTGACCACGTTCGACCTCGACGAGTACGTGTACCAGGCGCTGCGGGCCGGGGCGTCGGGCTTTCTGCTGAAGGACGCCTCCGCACGTCAGCTCGCCGACGGGGTGCGCGTGGTGGCCGCCGGGGAGGCGCTGCTCGCCCCGTCGGTCACCCGGCGGCTGATCACCGAGTTCTCCAAGCTGTCGGACGCCCCGCGCGCGATGTCGTCCGCGCACGCGGCGTACGGGGAGCTGACCGAGCGGGAGACGGAGGTGCTGGTGCTGATCGCGCAGGGCCTGTCGAACTCGGAGATCGCCGAGCGGCTCGTGGTCGCCGAGTCCACGATCAAGACCCATGTCAGCCGCATCCTGGTCAAGCTCGGGCTGCGCGACCGTACGCAGGCGGCGGTCTTCGCGTACGAGGCCCGGCTGGTCACACCGGGCTGA
- a CDS encoding VOC family protein has translation MEQRITLITLGVSDLARAKAFYAALGWRGQEVEETVFFQAGGLGLVLWSREKLARDCGLEPGEPGGFGGVVLAHNVRSRDEVDALLAAVPDAGGTVTEPAAVNVVGFYSGAFTDPDGHPWEVAHNPSFPLADDGTVTLPDFGAA, from the coding sequence ATGGAACAGCGCATCACCCTGATCACGCTGGGAGTCTCCGACCTCGCCCGCGCCAAGGCGTTCTACGCGGCGCTGGGCTGGCGGGGGCAGGAGGTCGAGGAGACCGTCTTCTTCCAGGCGGGCGGCCTCGGCCTGGTGCTGTGGAGCCGGGAGAAACTGGCGCGCGACTGCGGGCTGGAGCCGGGGGAGCCCGGCGGGTTCGGCGGCGTCGTCCTCGCCCACAACGTCCGCTCGCGGGACGAGGTCGACGCCCTGCTCGCGGCCGTGCCGGACGCGGGCGGCACGGTGACCGAACCGGCCGCCGTCAACGTCGTCGGCTTCTACTCCGGGGCGTTCACCGATCCCGACGGGCACCCGTGGGAGGTCGCGCACAACCCGTCCTTCCCGCTGGCCGACGACGGCACGGTCACCCTCCCGGACTTCGGCGCCGCGTAG
- a CDS encoding cytochrome P450 has product MAAPSDLGFDPWDPAFLADPYPAYAELRARGRVHWFEPTNQWLVPHHADVSALLRGRRLGRTYLHRFTHEEFGRGTPPPEHEPFHTLNDHGMLDLEPPDHTRIRRLVSKAFTPRTVERLRPYVRDLAGELVAGLVERGGGDLLTEVAEPLPVAVIAEMLGIPESDRGPLRPWSADICGMYELNPPPETAAKAVRASIEFSDYLRELIAARRKEPGDDLISGLIAAHDEDDRLTEQEMISTAVLLLNAGHEATVNATVNGWWALFRNPAQLAALRADHSLIPSAIEELMRYDTPLQLFERWVLDDIEIDGTTIPRGAEIAMLFGSANHDPEVFEAPAALDLTRKDNPHISFSAGIHYCIGAPLARIELAASMSALLEQAPTLRAAEEPERKPNFVIRGLEGLSVEVR; this is encoded by the coding sequence ATGGCAGCTCCTTCCGACCTCGGTTTCGACCCCTGGGACCCGGCGTTCCTCGCCGACCCCTACCCCGCCTACGCCGAACTGCGGGCCCGGGGACGGGTGCACTGGTTCGAGCCCACGAACCAGTGGCTGGTCCCGCACCACGCCGACGTGTCGGCGCTGCTGCGCGGCCGCCGGCTGGGGCGGACGTATCTGCACCGCTTCACCCACGAGGAGTTCGGGCGCGGCACGCCGCCGCCGGAGCACGAGCCGTTCCACACGCTCAACGACCACGGCATGCTCGACCTGGAGCCGCCGGACCACACCCGGATCCGGCGCCTGGTGTCCAAGGCGTTCACCCCGCGCACGGTCGAGCGGCTGCGGCCGTACGTCCGCGACCTCGCGGGCGAGCTGGTCGCCGGGCTGGTCGAGCGGGGCGGCGGCGACCTGCTGACGGAGGTCGCCGAGCCGCTGCCGGTCGCCGTGATCGCGGAGATGCTCGGCATCCCGGAGTCCGACCGCGGACCGCTGCGGCCCTGGTCGGCGGACATCTGCGGGATGTACGAGCTGAACCCGCCGCCGGAGACGGCCGCGAAGGCGGTCCGCGCCTCGATCGAGTTCTCCGACTACCTGCGCGAGCTGATCGCGGCCCGCCGCAAGGAGCCGGGCGACGACCTGATCTCCGGGCTGATCGCGGCGCACGACGAGGACGACCGGCTCACCGAGCAGGAGATGATCTCGACGGCGGTCCTGCTGCTCAACGCCGGGCACGAGGCCACGGTGAACGCCACGGTCAACGGCTGGTGGGCGCTGTTCCGCAACCCGGCCCAGCTCGCGGCCCTGCGCGCCGACCACTCCCTGATCCCCTCCGCGATCGAGGAGCTGATGCGCTACGACACCCCGCTCCAGCTCTTCGAGCGCTGGGTCCTGGACGACATCGAGATCGACGGCACCACGATCCCGCGCGGCGCGGAGATCGCCATGCTCTTCGGCTCCGCCAACCACGACCCCGAGGTCTTCGAGGCCCCGGCCGCCCTGGACCTCACCCGCAAGGACAACCCCCACATCTCCTTCAGCGCGGGCATCCACTACTGCATCGGCGCCCCGCTGGCCCGTATCGAGCTGGCGGCGTCCATGTCGGCGCTCCTGGAGCAGGCGCCGACCCTGAGGGCGGCGGAGGAGCCCGAGCGCAAGCCGAACTTCGTGATCCGGGGCCTGGAAGGGCTGAGCGTCGAGGTGAGGTGA
- a CDS encoding Uma2 family endonuclease, protein MTVMAERASSQLSVDMFERIAEFAAREDETVSFEFIDGRIGVRKVTNGSHGEIAMWLVFKCKQARPDLTLYTTNQGLKVEAYRRGRARPDALLAPVGYFNGQGDWAEPDGVLMAVEITSYDSDTHNRDRVEKPRAYAEAGIPVYLLIDRDNLSVLVHTAPDLEDGYREIHTVRLGGKVTLPAPVGIELDTDELKQYVD, encoded by the coding sequence ATGACGGTTATGGCAGAGCGTGCGTCGTCTCAGTTGTCGGTGGACATGTTCGAGCGGATCGCGGAATTCGCCGCTCGTGAGGACGAGACCGTCAGCTTCGAGTTCATCGACGGACGGATCGGGGTCAGGAAAGTGACGAACGGCAGCCACGGCGAGATCGCGATGTGGTTGGTCTTCAAGTGCAAGCAGGCACGACCTGACCTCACCCTCTATACGACGAACCAGGGGCTGAAGGTCGAGGCGTACCGCAGGGGCCGGGCCCGGCCGGATGCCCTGCTCGCGCCGGTGGGTTACTTCAATGGTCAGGGCGACTGGGCCGAACCCGATGGCGTGTTGATGGCCGTCGAGATCACGTCGTACGACTCGGACACACACAACCGCGACCGTGTGGAGAAGCCCCGGGCCTACGCCGAGGCCGGCATCCCCGTCTACTTGCTGATCGACCGGGACAATCTCTCGGTCCTCGTGCACACCGCCCCCGATCTGGAGGACGGCTACCGTGAGATCCACACCGTGCGGCTCGGGGGCAAGGTCACTCTCCCCGCCCCCGTAGGCATCGAACTCGACACCGATGAACTCAAGCAGTACGTCGACTGA